One part of the Corynebacterium aurimucosum ATCC 700975 genome encodes these proteins:
- a CDS encoding phage tail tube protein, with protein sequence MAIAKYATAPNSCELNKQLNRGWALQVKPVGADPAEYKFVRGVTSLGVNIETNTVDASDIDSNGWASEEKTSRSLTISVEGQFARKGDLDLLTEDQQLLKVTGEELGSDGKVDFRTWRTDIDEGWEGTATNSFTSGSGGANDLRTFTSDLKSSCEPTRIHSVKKGEEKKESTPIDEDELLKIIRPKGAAAAESGNPGGVPGASDQ encoded by the coding sequence ATGGCAATTGCTAAGTACGCGACGGCCCCGAACTCGTGCGAGCTGAATAAGCAGCTCAACCGTGGCTGGGCATTGCAGGTTAAGCCGGTAGGCGCCGACCCGGCAGAATACAAGTTCGTGCGAGGCGTCACCAGCCTCGGCGTCAACATCGAGACCAACACCGTCGACGCTTCCGATATTGACTCTAACGGCTGGGCGTCCGAGGAAAAGACCTCTCGTTCCCTCACTATTTCGGTTGAGGGCCAGTTTGCCCGCAAGGGTGACCTTGACCTCCTCACCGAGGACCAGCAGCTGCTGAAGGTGACCGGTGAGGAGCTCGGCTCGGACGGCAAGGTTGACTTCCGCACCTGGCGCACCGACATTGACGAGGGCTGGGAGGGTACGGCGACTAACTCGTTCACCTCCGGTTCCGGTGGCGCGAACGACCTCCGCACCTTCACCTCCGATCTCAAGTCTTCCTGTGAGCCGACCCGTATTCACTCCGTGAAGAAGGGCGAGGAGAAGAAGGAATCTACCCCGATTGATGAAGACGAGCTGCTGAAGATTATTCGCCCGAAGGGTGCAGCAGCAGCCGAGTCTGGAAACCCGGGCGGTGTGCCTGGCGCTTCTGACCAGTAG
- a CDS encoding phage tail terminator protein, translating into MPEYNTQSEPRPATHEDFADHLAAYLHAQGVCADPTGNQEDGDTPAVFIGRMLDQPDRALCIFNVSIGNDWSDSNPTARFSLAFRGASEDQLTPARDAARAMNALHDLTDIQLTAQQGVLVCRRVLNDPPVPDSNIRWHSIDTYEAVLAVPSTP; encoded by the coding sequence ACCACGCCCCGCCACCCATGAGGACTTCGCCGACCACCTCGCCGCCTACCTCCACGCCCAGGGTGTGTGCGCGGACCCTACAGGAAACCAGGAAGACGGGGACACCCCGGCCGTGTTCATCGGGAGGATGCTAGACCAACCGGACCGCGCCCTCTGCATCTTCAACGTGAGCATCGGGAACGACTGGTCCGACAGCAACCCGACAGCCCGGTTCAGTCTCGCATTCCGTGGCGCATCCGAGGACCAGCTGACCCCAGCTAGGGACGCAGCCCGCGCCATGAATGCCCTGCATGACCTCACCGATATTCAGCTGACCGCGCAGCAGGGCGTCCTAGTCTGCCGACGGGTCTTAAATGATCCACCAGTGCCGGATTCAAACATTCGCTGGCATAGCATCGACACCTACGAGGCAGTGCTGGCAGTCCCATCAACTCCCTAG
- a CDS encoding DUF7426 family protein, whose translation MTDFGQLQEHLDSNDVKFTLNGKEYTVDPTAQDVLKFHVHLNSSTEKTAAGQGLATFERVAHLVGSKFDTETGKITGGLLGQLMKDGATFPQLNHIVETIHIKYTSGDDLAKAYFETGSVKKALEKLNNDSQENQETGQTSGETSGDD comes from the coding sequence ATGACCGACTTCGGGCAACTACAGGAGCACCTCGACTCCAACGACGTAAAGTTCACGCTGAACGGCAAGGAGTACACGGTGGACCCCACCGCGCAGGACGTACTCAAGTTTCACGTACACCTGAACTCGAGCACCGAGAAAACGGCGGCGGGGCAGGGCCTCGCCACCTTCGAGCGCGTCGCACACCTCGTCGGGTCGAAGTTCGATACCGAGACCGGCAAGATTACCGGGGGCCTCCTCGGCCAGCTAATGAAGGACGGCGCCACCTTCCCACAGCTCAACCACATCGTGGAAACCATTCACATCAAGTACACGAGCGGCGACGACCTGGCTAAGGCGTACTTTGAAACCGGGTCGGTAAAAAAAGCACTCGAGAAGTTGAACAACGACTCCCAGGAGAACCAGGAGACGGGCCAGACGAGTGGCGAGACCAGTGGGGACGACTAA